The sequence below is a genomic window from Sandaracinaceae bacterium.
CCGGGGACGATCCTATTCATTCGTCAAACTCGGTGGCTCATCTCGATACGTGTCATCGAGGGGGCTCAGAGCTCGTTCCACTCGCCATCGAGGCAGCTCACCTGGTCGGGATGGATGGCGCGGTGTGGGCGAGGCAGCTCTTCGGGCCGGCTCAGGGCTGCACGCCGATGGAGCCGGTGATGTTCTCGGTGCCCGAGCCGAGCTCGAGCGGGCCGAGGTCGGTGATGACGCCGCCGCCGTCGAAGCGGACCCGGCGCACGGCGACGTTCTCGCTGATCAGGACGAGCCCCTCGAGCGCGCCGCGGCGGATCATCACCGCGCTGCCCGGGAGCGCGGGGCCGCGGTCCTGGTAGGTCAGCTCGCCCATCACCGTCAGCGGCATCGCGGCGTCGGGCTCGTAGCGCATGCCGTAGATCGCGTCGCCGAAGCCGCTGACCACGATGACCGCGTCGTCGAAGGGCGAGGCCACGATCGCGACCGGGTCCTCGACGTCGGCGATCTGCTGCACGAAGGAGACGCCGTCGTCGATCGCGGCGACGCCGATGCGGTTGCCGGTCGCGCTGAACGACGCGTTGTCGCCCAGGATCGCGTGGCGCTCGTTGGCGGTGACGGTGAAGCCGGCCACGATCCAGTCCGACTCGGGGAAGACCTCACCCGCGGCCAGCGTGGCCGGCGCGCCGAGATCGACCACGCGCACGTCCGGGCCGAGCCCTTCGCCGTCCACCGTCTCGTCGAGGAGATCCTTGCTCGCGATCACCGCGGTGCCGTCGGAGAGGATCTCCATGCCGTAGGGGAGGCGGCCGGGGGCGACCCACTCCGCCGGGCCGATCGCGCCGTCGCAGCCGATGGGCGCGCGGTAGACGCCGCCGCCGGACTCGCGCCACTGCGCGTCGCGGATCCAGATCGCGTCGCCCGCCGGGTCCATCACCACGCCCGCGGCGTAGAAGTCGCCCATGTGCTGGCGGTGCACGACCGTCGGGCGGCCCTCCGCGTCGAGGGTGAAGACGCCGAGCGAGCCGTCGTCCTGCGCCGCGATGCCCACCTCGCCGTCCGGGGTGAAGACGATGGGCGCGTCGTTGGCCTTCCCCATCACGAAGGAATTCCCCGTCCGCGACAGCGTGCCGTCGGCGGCGAGCGCGAGCACCTCGTAGCTGGGGTCACCGAAGGGGTGCGCGAGCGCGACGTAGCGGACGCGGTCGGCCGCGGCGGGGAGGCGAGGGCACTCGGCGCCGCCACCGTCGTGGCCCGAGTCCCGGCCCGAGTCTTGTATGACGCCGCCGTCGGTGTCCACGCCGGAGTCGGCCGGGGCGCCGCCGTCGCCGGGCACGAACGCGTCGTCGGGCACGCCGGAGTCGGTGGGGGCCGCGCCGTCGCAGGCGGTCAACAGGAGGAGCGAGAAGAGAAGGCGTCGCATCGGCCGAGCATGCCACCCGTGAAAGCCGCGCGCCCATCGCATACCCTGCGGTCGAGATGGACCACGCGAAGACCTTCTGCCGCATCTGCGAGGCCGCCTGCGGGCTCGAGGTCCAGACCGAGGGGGACCGGGTCGTCTCCATCAAGCCGGACCGCGCCCACCCGGTGAGCGGTGGCTTCGTCTGCGCCAAGGGCACGCGCTTCGCCGAGGTGGCCGCGCACCCTTCCCGCGTCACCCACCCGAGCGTGCGGCGCGGCGGGGAGCTGGAGCGCACGAGCTGGCCGCGCGCGATCGAGGCGGCGGCGAGCCGGCTGCGCCCGATCCTGGAGCGCCACGGGCCGCACGCGGTCGCGCTCTACATCGGCAACCCGCTCGCCTTTCACGCCCTCGGGCAGATCGCGGCCGTCTTCTTCGGGCGCGCGCTCGGCACGCGCAACGTGTTCACCGCGGGCAGCCAGGACTGCAACAACAAGTTCGCGGCCGCGCAGCTGATGCACGGCACGCCGGTCATCCACCCCATCCCCGACTTCGAGCACGCGGAGATGGCTGTGATGCTCGGCACCAACCCCGCCGTGAGCCAGGCGAGCTTCGTGCACCTCGAGGGCGGCGCGCTCACCTTCGACCGCTTCCAGAAGCGCGGCGGGCGCCTCGTCTGGGTCGACGTGCGCGAGACCGAGAGCGCCAAGCGCTGGGGCGAGCTGATCACCATCCGGCCTGGCACCGACGTCTTCCTCGTGCTCGCCCTGCTCGGGCTCTTCGCCGACCGCGGGATCGAAGACGCGCGCGTGGCCGGCCTCGAGACCCTGCTCGAGCTCGCGCGGGAGATCACGCCCCAGCGCGCCGAGGCCGCGTGCGGCGTCTCGGCGCAGCAGATCCGCGCGCTGGCCGCCGACATCGACCGCGCGAACGGCGTCGCCTTCCACCAGTCGGTCGGGGTCAACCAGGGCCCCTTCGGCACCCTCGCCTACGTCGCGCTCCAGGCCCTCGCCTACGTCACGGGCAACTACGACGCGCGCGGCGGCTCGCTCTTCTCGCCGCTGGGTGTACACGGCGCGCGCCTCGCGCGGCAGGTCGGCCTCTTCACCTCGCAGGCCCGCAGCCGCATCGGCGACTTCCCCACCGTCTTCGACAGCCTGCCCGGCGGGGTGATGGCGGACGAGATCCTCACCGAGGGGCCCGAGCGGGTCCGCGCGCTGGTGGTCATCGCGGGCGACCCCATCCGCTCGATCCCGGGCTCGCGCCGGCTCGAGCGGGCCATCGCTTCGCTCGACGCCGTCGTCGCGCTCGACTTCTTCGAGTCCCGGACCGGCCAGCACGCCGACGTGATCTTGCCGGCCACGACCTTCCTCGAGCGCGCGGATCTCGCGCTGCCCGGCCTGCCGCTCCAGACGGTCGACCTCGCGCAGACCACCCCGGCCATGATCCCGCGGGTGGGCGAGGCCCGCCCCGAGCACGAGGTCCTCGCGCAGCTCAGCCTCGCGATCGACCGGCCCCTCTTCGGCAGCCGCCTCGCGTCGCGCGTCCTGAGCAAGCCGGGCCTCGCCGACCGCGCGATCCCCGCCCTGACCGAGCTCGCCTGGAAGCTCTTCGACCGCGACCCGGCGCGCCGCGGCCACGGCGTCCCGATCCCGACCCCGAAGCCCGAGACGTACCTGGGGCGCGGGCCGATGACCGAGGACGGCCGGGTGCACTTCTGGCGGCCCGCGCTCGACGCCGAGCGTGCGCGCCTGCTCGCGTGGGAGAAGCGCGCGCGTCCGGACGGCTTCGTGCTGCTCGGGCGCAGGCGGCGCATCGGCCACAACTCGTGGCTGCACGGC
It includes:
- a CDS encoding molybdopterin-dependent oxidoreductase; protein product: MDHAKTFCRICEAACGLEVQTEGDRVVSIKPDRAHPVSGGFVCAKGTRFAEVAAHPSRVTHPSVRRGGELERTSWPRAIEAAASRLRPILERHGPHAVALYIGNPLAFHALGQIAAVFFGRALGTRNVFTAGSQDCNNKFAAAQLMHGTPVIHPIPDFEHAEMAVMLGTNPAVSQASFVHLEGGALTFDRFQKRGGRLVWVDVRETESAKRWGELITIRPGTDVFLVLALLGLFADRGIEDARVAGLETLLELAREITPQRAEAACGVSAQQIRALAADIDRANGVAFHQSVGVNQGPFGTLAYVALQALAYVTGNYDARGGSLFSPLGVHGARLARQVGLFTSQARSRIGDFPTVFDSLPGGVMADEILTEGPERVRALVVIAGDPIRSIPGSRRLERAIASLDAVVALDFFESRTGQHADVILPATTFLERADLALPGLPLQTVDLAQTTPAMIPRVGEARPEHEVLAQLSLAIDRPLFGSRLASRVLSKPGLADRAIPALTELAWKLFDRDPARRGHGVPIPTPKPETYLGRGPMTEDGRVHFWRPALDAERARLLAWEKRARPDGFVLLGRRRRIGHNSWLHGGTREGALEGEAWMAPSDLARLGLEDGADVTLRTETGELTMPVRARDGVAPGTVVVPHGELEVNVNELLPSGAAHIEPLSGMLHMTGVPVEVRPGVRVRPTSPEGARA